One genomic segment of Pandoraea thiooxydans includes these proteins:
- a CDS encoding YciI family protein, producing the protein MKYLCLVYLDQEHWDACPDTMCAAYGQSLADSGRLLAAEPLHPVDTATTVRVRNGQTALYDGPFAETKEQLAGFYLVDAKDLNEAIQIASGIPPAKYGSVEVRPVRPLAVDQTGDLA; encoded by the coding sequence ATGAAATATTTGTGCCTCGTTTATCTCGATCAGGAACACTGGGACGCCTGTCCTGACACAATGTGCGCCGCCTACGGCCAAAGCCTGGCCGACAGCGGGCGCCTGCTGGCGGCCGAGCCGCTGCACCCTGTCGACACCGCTACCACGGTGCGGGTGCGTAACGGGCAAACCGCGCTATACGATGGGCCGTTTGCCGAAACCAAAGAGCAATTGGCGGGCTTTTATCTGGTCGACGCGAAAGATCTGAACGAAGCCATCCAGATTGCCAGCGGTATTCCGCCGGCCAAATACGGTAGTGTCGAGGTGCGGCCGGTGCGCCCGCTCGCGGTCGATCAAACCGGAGACCTCGCATGA
- a CDS encoding dihydrofolate reductase family protein translates to MSKLRVNAFSISVDGYGAGPCQDAENPVGLGGLALFEWVFGTRTFQRMHGGGGASTGSTGIDDDFAARGFDNVGAWILGRNMFGPIRGPWPDLAWRGWWGDNPPYHVPVFVLTHHARAPLEMEGGTVFHFVTGGIHEALARAREVAAGKDVRLGGGVATIQQYLRAGLVDEIHFAIAPVLLGRGEHFFGDLDLPALGFERSEHVATAHATHVVFTRR, encoded by the coding sequence ATGAGCAAATTGCGCGTCAATGCTTTCTCCATTTCCGTCGATGGTTACGGCGCGGGCCCCTGTCAGGATGCCGAAAACCCGGTCGGTCTCGGCGGCCTCGCTCTGTTCGAGTGGGTGTTCGGCACACGCACTTTCCAACGCATGCACGGCGGTGGCGGCGCCAGCACCGGCAGCACCGGCATCGACGACGATTTCGCCGCTCGCGGTTTCGACAATGTCGGCGCCTGGATTCTCGGGCGCAATATGTTCGGCCCGATCCGCGGGCCATGGCCCGACCTGGCCTGGCGAGGTTGGTGGGGCGACAATCCGCCGTATCACGTCCCCGTGTTCGTATTGACCCATCATGCCCGGGCGCCGCTCGAAATGGAGGGCGGTACGGTGTTCCATTTCGTCACGGGCGGGATTCACGAGGCCCTGGCCCGGGCGCGCGAAGTGGCGGCCGGCAAGGACGTACGTCTGGGCGGCGGCGTCGCCACGATTCAACAATATTTGCGCGCCGGTCTGGTCGATGAGATTCATTTTGCAATTGCGCCGGTGCTGCTCGGCCGGGGTGAGCATTTTTTCGGCGATCTCGATCTGCCGGCCTTGGGGTTCGAGCGCAGCGAACACGTCGCCACCGCGCATGCGACGCATGTTGTGTTCACCAGGCGCTAG
- a CDS encoding ArsR/SmtB family transcription factor gives MNAADLSDDQVVELAEMFRLMGDPSRLKIIAACLSAPMCVSDIAAKLGLSQPLVSHHLRLLRAARVLRAARRGKQIFYEAADDHVRRMIDDMADHVCEHPPADLDDASREH, from the coding sequence ATGAATGCCGCCGATCTGAGCGACGACCAAGTGGTGGAGTTGGCTGAAATGTTTCGGCTCATGGGCGATCCGAGCCGGCTGAAAATCATCGCGGCGTGCTTGAGCGCGCCGATGTGCGTCTCGGACATCGCCGCCAAGCTCGGCCTGTCGCAACCGCTGGTCAGCCATCACCTGCGCCTGCTGCGCGCGGCACGGGTATTGCGGGCAGCGCGGCGCGGCAAGCAAATCTTCTATGAGGCGGCCGACGACCACGTCAGGCGCATGATCGACGACATGGCCGACCACGTTTGCGAGCATCCGCCGGCCGATCTGGACGACGCCTCGCGCGAGCATTGA
- a CDS encoding cation diffusion facilitator family transporter yields MSHPHHHDHARGAPHDHEHGAHGHAGHGHTGHSHAGHSHAGHDHLHGVADQRRIGWAFVIIAAFMCVEVAGGLLSGSLALLADAGHMVSDAAALGFSWLAIHYGRRPATAQLSYGYKRLEILAAFVNGCALFVIAAWIVIEAIQRFAAPVPVVGKTMLIVALVGLAANIGAFLVLHAGNRENLNLRGAWLHVMGDMLGSAAAIVAAGVILATGWTPIDPLLSIFVAVIILKSAWGIVKSSAHILLEGTPEGMSLADIKADLERHVPEVADAHHIHAWSITGERHLLTLHVHPAPGAPSREVVAAVRRRLTERFNIEHVTVQVEEDACLDASTGEAGQAGKKCH; encoded by the coding sequence ATGTCACACCCTCATCACCACGACCATGCCAGGGGCGCGCCGCACGATCACGAGCATGGCGCGCATGGGCATGCCGGCCACGGCCACACCGGGCACAGTCATGCAGGACACAGCCACGCGGGACATGATCATTTGCACGGCGTGGCCGATCAGCGGCGCATCGGCTGGGCCTTCGTCATCATTGCGGCGTTCATGTGCGTCGAAGTCGCAGGGGGCTTGCTGTCCGGCTCGCTGGCGCTGCTGGCCGACGCCGGCCATATGGTGAGCGACGCTGCCGCGCTCGGATTCAGCTGGCTTGCGATTCATTACGGGCGGCGTCCGGCGACCGCGCAGCTGTCCTATGGCTACAAGCGGTTGGAGATACTTGCGGCATTCGTCAACGGTTGCGCGCTATTTGTGATTGCGGCGTGGATCGTGATCGAGGCCATCCAGCGCTTCGCCGCGCCGGTGCCGGTGGTCGGCAAGACCATGCTGATCGTCGCGCTGGTCGGGCTGGCGGCCAATATCGGCGCGTTCCTGGTGCTGCATGCCGGCAACCGCGAAAACCTGAATCTGCGCGGCGCCTGGCTGCATGTGATGGGCGACATGCTCGGCTCGGCCGCGGCGATCGTTGCCGCCGGCGTGATTCTCGCGACGGGTTGGACGCCGATCGATCCGCTGCTGTCGATCTTCGTCGCTGTGATCATCCTCAAAAGCGCCTGGGGCATCGTTAAATCTTCCGCTCATATCCTGCTCGAGGGCACGCCCGAGGGCATGAGTCTGGCCGACATCAAGGCCGATCTCGAGCGGCACGTGCCCGAGGTCGCCGACGCGCATCACATTCACGCCTGGTCGATCACCGGCGAGCGGCATTTGCTCACGCTGCACGTGCATCCGGCGCCGGGCGCGCCGTCGCGCGAAGTGGTCGCGGCGGTCCGGCGGCGCCTGACCGAGCGCTTCAACATCGAGCACGTCACGGTGCAGGTCGAAGAGGACGCATGCCTCGACGCGAGCACCGGTGAAGCCGGCCAGGCCGGCAAAAAGTGTCACTGA
- a CDS encoding MFS transporter has protein sequence MSTESRASVLQQIPRSVWVLGFVSLFMDISSEMIHSLLPMFLMAGLGANAATIGLIEGLAEATAPIVKVFSGTLSDYLRNRKWLAVTGYALGALSKPLFAIAPSVGFVVAARVTDRVGKGIRGAPRDALVADLTPPQLRGAAFGLRQSLDTVGAFLGPLMAVAVMLLWADNFRRAFWLAVIPGALAVALLVLAVKEPAHESGDKRVNPIRWDSVRELRAAYWWVVAVGSIFALARFSEAFLVLRAMGSGVPIAIVPLVMVAMNVVYALSAYPFGKLADVMSHARLLIAGLAVLIASDVVLAHSAHWSMVLVGVMLWGLHMGMTQGLLSTMVARVAPARLRGTAFGLFNLLSGLVTLVASVIAGSLWDRVGAAATFYAGAGFSLLTIVLLSLVRSPAAHTHP, from the coding sequence ATGTCGACCGAGTCGCGCGCAAGCGTTCTACAGCAAATTCCACGCAGTGTCTGGGTGTTGGGCTTCGTCAGCCTGTTCATGGATATTTCATCGGAAATGATCCATAGCCTGCTGCCGATGTTCCTGATGGCGGGCCTCGGTGCCAATGCCGCCACCATCGGGCTGATCGAAGGCCTGGCCGAAGCGACCGCGCCGATCGTCAAGGTATTCTCCGGCACGCTCAGCGATTACCTGCGCAACCGCAAATGGCTCGCCGTCACCGGATATGCATTGGGCGCGCTGAGCAAGCCGCTGTTCGCGATTGCCCCGAGCGTCGGTTTCGTGGTGGCCGCGCGTGTGACCGACCGGGTCGGCAAAGGCATTCGCGGCGCCCCGCGCGATGCGCTGGTCGCCGATCTCACGCCGCCGCAGTTGCGTGGCGCGGCGTTCGGCTTGCGCCAGTCGCTCGACACGGTCGGTGCGTTTCTCGGCCCGCTCATGGCGGTTGCCGTCATGCTGCTGTGGGCCGACAACTTCCGGCGGGCCTTTTGGCTGGCGGTGATCCCGGGCGCGCTGGCCGTCGCCCTGCTTGTGCTGGCGGTCAAGGAGCCGGCGCACGAGTCCGGCGACAAGCGTGTCAACCCGATCCGGTGGGACAGCGTCCGTGAGCTCCGCGCCGCTTACTGGTGGGTGGTCGCGGTCGGCAGCATCTTCGCTTTGGCGCGTTTTAGCGAAGCCTTCCTGGTCTTGCGCGCGATGGGAAGCGGTGTGCCGATCGCCATCGTGCCGCTGGTGATGGTCGCCATGAACGTCGTGTACGCGCTGTCCGCTTATCCGTTTGGCAAGCTCGCCGACGTGATGAGCCACGCCCGGCTGCTGATCGCCGGCCTCGCGGTGCTGATCGCCTCCGATGTGGTGCTCGCGCACAGCGCCCACTGGAGCATGGTGTTAGTGGGCGTCATGCTGTGGGGACTGCATATGGGGATGACGCAGGGACTGCTGTCGACCATGGTCGCGCGCGTCGCACCGGCCCGCCTGCGTGGCACGGCCTTCGGTCTGTTCAATCTGCTCAGCGGCCTGGTGACGCTGGTGGCCAGCGTCATCGCCGGCAGCCTGTGGGACCGCGTCGGCGCCGCGGCAACCTTTTACGCCGGCGCCGGCTTCAGCCTGTTGACCATCGTGCTGCTGTCGTTGGTGCGCAGCCCCGCAGCGCACACGCACCCCTGA
- the galU gene encoding UTP--glucose-1-phosphate uridylyltransferase GalU, with the protein MLKVTKAVFPVAGLGTRFLPATKASPKEMLPVVDKPLIQYAVEEAAAAGITEMIFVTGRNKRAIEDHFDKAYELETELEANDKQTLLNTVRSIKPPQMACVYVRQPETLGLGHAVLCAETLVGDNPFAVILADDLIAGEPPALSQMLEAFDHYHSSVLGVEEIPRERTRAYGVIDGKAWDDSIIKLSGIVEKPAPDDAPSNLGVVGRYVLMPTIFRHLRRLKPGAGGELQLTDAIQTLLQEEQVLAYRYRGTRYDCGSKVGYLKATVEYALRHPEVREEFTEYIRQIALPADLIGA; encoded by the coding sequence ATGCTTAAAGTCACCAAAGCCGTTTTTCCCGTCGCCGGTCTCGGCACCCGCTTTCTGCCGGCCACCAAGGCCAGCCCGAAAGAGATGCTGCCGGTGGTCGACAAGCCGCTGATCCAATACGCGGTCGAAGAAGCGGCCGCGGCCGGTATCACCGAGATGATTTTCGTCACCGGCCGCAACAAGCGGGCTATCGAAGACCATTTCGACAAGGCCTATGAACTGGAAACGGAATTGGAGGCGAACGACAAGCAGACCCTGCTCAACACGGTGCGCTCGATCAAGCCGCCGCAGATGGCATGCGTCTATGTGCGTCAGCCCGAGACGCTGGGCCTGGGCCACGCGGTGCTGTGCGCCGAGACCCTGGTGGGCGACAATCCGTTTGCGGTGATTCTTGCCGACGACCTGATCGCCGGCGAGCCGCCGGCGCTCTCGCAAATGCTCGAGGCGTTCGATCACTATCACAGCTCGGTGCTGGGCGTGGAGGAAATTCCCCGCGAGCGCACCCGCGCCTACGGCGTGATCGACGGCAAAGCCTGGGACGACAGCATCATCAAGCTCTCCGGCATCGTCGAGAAGCCGGCTCCGGATGACGCGCCGTCCAATCTCGGCGTGGTCGGCCGCTACGTCCTGATGCCCACCATCTTCCGGCATCTGCGCCGGCTCAAGCCCGGTGCCGGCGGCGAACTGCAGCTCACCGATGCGATCCAGACGCTGCTGCAGGAAGAGCAGGTGCTGGCCTACCGCTATCGCGGCACCCGCTACGACTGCGGCAGCAAGGTGGGTTACCTGAAGGCGACTGTCGAATACGCGCTGCGCCATCCGGAAGTGCGTGAGGAATTCACCGAGTACATCCGGCAGATCGCTTTGCCGGCCGACTTGATCGGGGCCTGA
- a CDS encoding efflux transporter outer membrane subunit has translation MHKSCLSLLLAGTLAACSLEPRYQRPAAPVPQAWPNGPAYRIKPMGEPPGAPGSVPTASRAAADIGWQQFFVDPHLKQLISLALANNRDLRIAVLNIQKARAQYGIQRAVQFPTINASGGEISQRLPGSLRAPGQPALVNEYTAGIGFNAFELDFFGRVRSLKHAALQSYLATEAAQRSVQISLVAQVADAYLTLQADQALLKLSQDTLQSQQHASTLVSRSKRAGALANLDMQRVQTQVDSAQVAVERYTRQVAQDRNALQLLIGGPLPADLPQTGTFAEQPAFETLPAGLPSDLLERRPDIIEAEHRLEAANANIGAARAAFFPSITLTGALGLASTSLASLFSAGMAWTFAPQISVPIFDAGSNQAKLDVVKVQKRIEVATYEKAIQTAFREVADDLAARGTLTRQVAAQQDLVKAARKTYDLSNLRFRGGLDDYYIVLDSQRSLFSAQQDLITMRLAELTNQVNLYKALGGGWSAATPPLAAASAAPPQPPAAAPPATPSSGSMPQPR, from the coding sequence ATGCATAAATCCTGCTTATCCCTGCTTTTGGCCGGCACGCTCGCGGCCTGCTCGCTCGAGCCTCGCTATCAGCGGCCAGCCGCGCCGGTGCCGCAGGCGTGGCCAAACGGCCCGGCCTACCGGATCAAGCCGATGGGCGAGCCGCCCGGCGCGCCCGGCAGTGTGCCGACGGCCTCGCGGGCGGCCGCCGACATCGGCTGGCAACAGTTCTTCGTCGACCCGCACCTCAAGCAGTTGATCTCACTGGCCCTGGCGAACAACCGCGATCTGCGCATTGCCGTGCTCAACATTCAGAAGGCACGGGCCCAATACGGCATCCAGCGCGCCGTGCAATTCCCGACAATCAACGCGTCCGGCGGAGAGATCAGCCAACGTCTGCCGGGTTCGCTGCGCGCACCGGGCCAACCGGCGCTGGTCAACGAGTACACCGCCGGCATCGGCTTCAACGCATTCGAGCTCGACTTCTTTGGTCGCGTGCGCAGTCTCAAGCATGCTGCCCTGCAGTCTTACCTTGCCACCGAAGCCGCGCAGCGCAGCGTGCAAATCAGTCTGGTCGCGCAAGTGGCCGACGCCTACCTGACGCTGCAAGCCGATCAGGCGCTGCTCAAACTCTCCCAGGACACCTTGCAGAGCCAGCAGCACGCCAGCACACTGGTCAGCCGCAGCAAACGCGCCGGCGCGCTGGCCAACCTCGACATGCAGCGCGTGCAGACCCAGGTGGACAGTGCGCAAGTGGCGGTCGAACGCTATACGCGGCAAGTCGCGCAGGATCGCAACGCATTGCAATTGCTGATCGGCGGTCCGCTGCCGGCCGACTTGCCGCAGACCGGCACCTTCGCCGAACAGCCCGCATTCGAGACGTTGCCTGCGGGCCTGCCTTCCGATTTGCTGGAACGGCGTCCCGACATCATCGAAGCCGAACACCGGCTGGAGGCAGCCAACGCGAACATCGGCGCGGCCCGCGCGGCGTTCTTCCCGTCCATCACGCTGACCGGCGCACTGGGTCTGGCCAGCACCAGTCTGGCCAGTCTGTTCAGCGCCGGCATGGCCTGGACCTTCGCGCCGCAGATCAGCGTGCCGATCTTCGATGCCGGCAGCAACCAGGCCAAGCTCGACGTGGTCAAAGTGCAAAAGCGTATCGAAGTGGCCACTTACGAGAAAGCCATTCAGACCGCCTTTCGCGAAGTGGCCGACGACCTGGCCGCACGCGGCACACTGACACGTCAGGTCGCGGCCCAGCAGGATCTGGTCAAGGCCGCGCGCAAAACCTACGATCTGTCGAACCTGCGCTTTCGCGGCGGGCTCGACGACTATTACATCGTGCTCGACTCGCAGCGCTCGCTGTTCAGCGCGCAGCAGGATCTCATCACCATGCGCCTTGCCGAGCTGACCAACCAGGTCAATCTGTACAAGGCGCTCGGCGGCGGCTGGAGCGCGGCCACACCGCCGCTGGCGGCCGCGTCCGCGGCACCGCCTCAGCCGCCCGCGGCCGCCCCGCCGGCCACGCCCTCGTCCGGCTCAATGCCGCAGCCTCGATAA
- a CDS encoding glycosyltransferase family 2 protein, translating to MYQLYFDNQTLLDINFGTLLFVMLLGLLGDRRRMADRVLYGSVAALLLGNYLVWRATQTLPDFTLTFPSVWAYAFFGFEAITVAYTLLSALILVRTSNYTPRADRAEAALRRRNDLPAVDIFIATYNEGLEILEKTIVSAMAIDYPNFVVWVLDDTRRPWLKEFCEQVGANYLTRPDNAHAKAGNLNNGLRQTALQSNAPYIMVLDADFAPHRNILMRIVGLFDEPKVGLVQTPQFYYNADPIQYNLRSTECWVDDQRAFFDVVQPAKDAWGTAFCIGTSFVVRRDLVNLIGGFPTGTVTEDIHLTYRLLRHGYITRWLNERLSVGLSAEGLPEFISQRSRWGLGTIQVALTADGPLRGKGYTFTQRLHYIHGMMLWLSRPFTLMLLAGPLLYWYFGTPTIYSSPTQFLAYGLPALIAFWGYSIWITGSRALPIFTEVTQIASALTVTATLASAIVKPFGRPFKVTNKGLDRSRLIVHGKLALFYIALIVLSATGLIRAFLSDPDAPGLVFNTVWTTVALLLYLGSMLVCIELPRPRREERFPYRASVRVRVGNNEFAGISTDLSCNGVGVRSTQAGVIPLHGHGAVWLAPIGWIPCRIARRQGDLIGIEFKLDMTMRHKLIRLLFGAPPHNVANTARPRLALSRLLRRTFYG from the coding sequence CTGGTCTGGCGCGCCACGCAAACACTGCCCGATTTCACGCTGACCTTTCCCAGCGTATGGGCCTATGCGTTCTTCGGCTTCGAAGCCATCACCGTGGCGTACACCCTGCTCTCGGCCCTGATTCTGGTGCGCACCAGCAATTACACGCCCCGTGCGGACCGGGCCGAAGCGGCGCTGCGCCGGCGCAACGACCTGCCGGCGGTCGACATCTTCATTGCAACCTATAACGAAGGGCTGGAAATTCTCGAGAAGACCATCGTCTCGGCCATGGCGATCGATTACCCGAACTTCGTCGTGTGGGTGCTCGACGATACGCGGCGGCCCTGGCTCAAGGAATTTTGCGAGCAGGTCGGCGCCAACTACCTGACCCGCCCCGACAACGCGCACGCGAAGGCCGGCAATCTGAACAATGGCCTGCGGCAAACCGCATTGCAGAGCAACGCGCCATACATCATGGTGCTCGACGCCGACTTCGCGCCGCACAGGAACATCCTGATGCGCATCGTGGGCCTGTTCGACGAACCGAAAGTCGGCCTGGTCCAGACGCCGCAGTTCTACTACAACGCCGATCCGATCCAGTACAACCTGCGTTCGACCGAGTGCTGGGTCGACGACCAGCGCGCCTTCTTCGACGTGGTGCAACCGGCCAAGGACGCCTGGGGCACGGCGTTTTGCATCGGCACCTCGTTCGTGGTGCGGCGCGACCTGGTCAATCTGATCGGCGGCTTTCCGACCGGCACCGTCACCGAGGACATTCACCTGACCTACCGGCTGCTGCGCCATGGCTACATTACCCGCTGGCTCAACGAGCGGCTGAGCGTCGGACTCTCGGCCGAGGGCTTGCCAGAATTCATCAGCCAGCGCAGCCGCTGGGGACTGGGCACCATCCAGGTCGCGCTGACCGCCGACGGCCCGCTGCGCGGCAAGGGCTACACGTTCACCCAGCGGCTGCACTACATCCACGGCATGATGCTGTGGCTGAGCCGCCCGTTCACCCTGATGCTGTTGGCCGGCCCGCTGCTGTACTGGTATTTCGGCACACCGACCATCTACAGCTCGCCCACGCAGTTCCTGGCGTATGGCCTGCCGGCGCTGATCGCTTTCTGGGGCTATAGCATCTGGATCACCGGCTCGCGCGCGCTGCCGATATTCACCGAAGTCACGCAGATCGCCTCGGCGCTGACCGTCACGGCCACGCTGGCGAGCGCCATCGTCAAGCCCTTCGGCCGCCCGTTCAAGGTCACCAACAAGGGGCTCGATCGCTCCAGGCTGATCGTGCACGGCAAGCTGGCGTTGTTCTATATCGCGCTGATCGTGCTGTCCGCGACCGGATTGATACGGGCATTCCTGAGCGACCCCGACGCCCCCGGACTGGTGTTCAACACGGTCTGGACCACTGTTGCGCTGCTGCTCTACCTCGGCTCGATGCTGGTGTGCATCGAACTGCCGCGGCCGCGCCGCGAGGAGCGGTTTCCGTATCGCGCGTCGGTGCGGGTGCGCGTGGGCAATAACGAATTCGCCGGCATCTCGACCGACCTGTCGTGCAACGGGGTAGGCGTACGCAGCACACAGGCCGGCGTGATCCCGCTGCATGGTCATGGCGCGGTTTGGCTCGCACCGATCGGTTGGATTCCATGCCGTATCGCGCGCCGCCAGGGCGATCTGATCGGGATCGAGTTCAAGCTCGACATGACGATGCGGCACAAACTGATTCGCCTGCTGTTCGGCGCGCCGCCGCACAACGTCGCCAACACCGCGCGGCCCCGTCTGGCGCTGTCTCGCCTGTTGCGGCGCACCTTCTACGGCTGA